Within Quercus lobata isolate SW786 chromosome 5, ValleyOak3.0 Primary Assembly, whole genome shotgun sequence, the genomic segment GATTTGATCCGAAAATTATACCTGACAGTGTTAATTTGCACATGAACATCCAACGATTGCAAACTCTCTAGTGGGCGATAAAACAGGACGGGACCTCGTATTACAAAAATATGTAGTGCATTTGTCCTCCGAATTGTACCattgatgctttttttttctttttattcaagTTACGAGTAGAGGAGAGGGAATTTGAACATTGGTTGTCCTTGTGGAAGATACCAAACAATGCTACTGAGTACCATGGATTCTTCTTAGTAGATtcttaaattcaataataacaGTTTCTCACAATGAAAAAACATGAAACAAGCCAAGATGGCAGAATTGAAGCTAAGTGAACCAAAAAGACTAATATGAGATGAGATCATTGTTGTTGGACCATATatgcatataaaaaataaaaataaaaaaagattgtaCCCAGCACAAAGTGTTGTAGGACCATACATGCATGAATTCAAATATTAATCAATTATGCAGTTTATTAGCCAATGGATTTTTAGAATGGGTTAGTAAAGAGGTCGAATGAGGTGGGGACGAGTATCTGGATCTAAATTCAGTAAATCATGAATTCTTTTATTACAAAACAGGGGCCTTGGCCAACAAAATCTATATTGTTTACATTTACAAATTAAAGCACTCcacaatttccttttttatccTACACATTGAATTAGTAAATCGTAACGAATAATCTAAAAACAAGAAGCAAAAAGTTATATCCACGAGAACAAACAAAACCAGTGCTCACCTTCTGAGAATGTTTCAGCTGCCACTAGAAGTGCAAGATTTTACATCTGTAAACATGCATAGAGATTCCGCATCAATCTACTTGCATGCGAATGCCATCTGGTTTGTCTCTTTGGTCTGAGGCATCTTCATCCTCAAAACTGGGGGGAGAAGCATTGGATCTCATTATGTGTTTGCATGTCCTGAACAACAAATCCGTGGAGGCATCAGGTTTAATTTTAAAGGTGGagaaagccaaaagaaaaagatgtaatgGAAAGAGCAACAAGATGAAAGATAACGAACAAACACAAAATGTcaatgaaaagagaaaagattaaAAGAATAAACAAGTTCCATAAAAATTTCCACTGAAATTAACGTTATATAAAGGCAGATGTTTGTAGGATAGGATCTTCACGTGACCAAATCTACTAGCagctaattaaaaatatattaagtaatAAACTTCTTTCAAGGATTTGGTGTGGGATTATAACTGAAATTCAGTATGAACAGCAGTCAGCAATTTAAACTCTATATGTAGACTCCCATCTCTCAGATTTTTTAAATCAGTACTTTGTGAAGTGAAGATACTAAAGAATGAGAACAGTACATGTCAAAGGCCTCTGACTTTCTCTTGATTTCATTTGACCATAATATTGGATCAGCAGTTTTAGGCAAAGAATTCTGATGTTGGAGTTTCTCTTGCAACCATTGTTCTGCTTTATTGCATTCATCAATGACctgcaaaataaataatcaaatagtGAACTGTGAAGCTAGTCACAAAGACTGTTTCACCACCAACGAAGTAATGGACAAGGATCATACCACATCTCTCTCACTGACAGGATGTGATACTACAACCATCCGATAATTTGTGATGCAATCTAATAGATCCTTACTAGCTCGGGCTCGTGCCCCTTCCTCTTTATATCGGTTTTCAATGGGATCAACCAGCTGTTACAACCCATAAGTATCATTTAAGGggaaaaatattcataaaaaattgtagaaaaattataaattatttatcaCCTTTTTAAGATACTCCAGCTTTTCAGTATAAGCATCTACAGATTCATCAAATCCATCCTCATAAAGCCACTCTTCTGTCTGTTGAAGATTATAGGATATCCCTTCCCTCTCCGACTCGGTGGAAAAGCCACAGTATGTATGTAATATCTATTCACATAATTGTGTTATTCTAACATCTGGAACAATCAAGTCTAATAAAACAGTCCAAATACCTAAATTCAATTCAGTTATAATTTAAGATTCACATATGAAAATTTAGATATGGGCCAAGACAATGCTGGACTTgacatgaaaaaaatttaccagGACATCATGACAGAATGACAGGATACAGATATGGGGACCCTGTTCAAGTCACATCCACTTAGTTGAAACTTCTTAAGGTCACCAATGATTCAAATTCAGAGATTCAATCATCAGTCAAATATACGAGGAAAATTCATAcgtaaattttcatttcaaatcctgtcaaatacatatttttgaaaaattcataaataaacaTTGAGCTAGAATTTTCATGAACAAAGATTGCAAGTTTTTGGTCTTAGTTTCCATCAAAATCATAGGggaaaagaaatttcaaatgCAGCCATTAAAGAGCATTAACAAATGTTTCAGgtgaaaaagggaaaaaagaaaaggcatatTTTTACAAGGGGGAAAGTTGTAAGTTTCATACTTCAAATGTGATTAAGACTTGACATAAGTAAGGCTCAAAGGAACAGGCCcagagagaaaaattaaaaaattataaaaaaaattataaaaattataaaattatataaaataaaaaataaataaataaaaaataaataaaaacacacacacacacacacactgccTACAAGGAAAGTCTAAAGGTGCACACCACATTGACCTTTTGATATGctcttttttttatacaagtaCTTTTTTATAAACTCATTACATCAAGGAATTGAATAAAGTATGCCATATGAGAACATCAGTTCTGTTCCTATACACAACTACAAGAAGTTTATAGCATATTCTACAAAGGCTGTGCTAAGGTGAAATAGGTATGATTCAATTTTTTCAGCAGCAGGCTCCCCTAGCCTGAGAAGGGGGCTTTAGATTAGGGATTATAACTCAACCATTCATTCTGAATTTTGATGTTATACCTTATCACGCATCTCGTAGACATAAGACTCCAAtgcatttttcatttcttttgcaTGCTCCATCTTTAAGTCTTGTTGCACCAGCTGATGTTCTATCTTTTCAGCTTCTGAGAGATCTGCTTTTGCTATTCCACCAAAGACACTCTCACTAACAGGAATATCCAGCCTTTTGACAAACTTGCTTTTTCTTAGTCCATCGCCCTTCACAAGGAAATTCAATTTCTAAACTTCCAACTTATCACACATAAATACAGAAGAATGTCATTGGTTCAATGCTATATAGCATATACATGACTATCTGGCCTGCTATATAAGATAAAGGTTTTTGAAGGTGAGGAGAACTGCTAATGAAAGCAAGcatactttttaattttccagAGAATGTTGGAATGCAGTAAATTAATAATGCGAATGCATCTAGAACTAAGAAATGCATACATAAATGGTTATCCAACTGAACTTCTTACAGAAGATACAGATGAAGGTTTCATCCGTTTAAGATTACTATCTTCAGCACTATTTGGGACAGCAGAAGACCCATGATCGGCTTCAGCCTCCATCTTTGTTGAAGTCAAATGATCATCACTCTTTGCAAGGGAATCATCATCTACATTATCTTCTAATAGCTGATTCAGTAGAAAGCACttaaaagaaattagaaaaatcTTACACAAAAGTCTCAGGCTCAATATGTTCAGCATACCAATTGATAGAATTGTACACTTACTGAGGCTGATACTACAGTAACAATTCCATGAATGTTTAGCTGCACTCTAACTTTAACTTTTGTTGCTTCCATGTTAGAAACTTCGAATGGGCCAATCTAGAGAAATGGAAAATCATAAATCAAGCCTAAAGAAACCAATGAACAAAACTAAATAGTCAAACAGCTTGGAGATTGGGAAATCTAGGGTTCAATATCCCCTATGCTGAAGAAAGGGGCCCAAAAGACATTGGTTATAGAAAAAAGAGACTGAAATATAAGTACCTcgcttaaaaaataaataaaaaattaagcaagaaaggaagaaagaataattacatatttagaaacaaaaacaaatttgaccCATCTGTCACACCATCctcaattttggaaaaaatcatGCAATATAGATTACATTAAGACCCACTCCTACCCCCAAATAGGCCATTGCTAAGTTCTAACAGggattaaattaaataagattGTAAGTTTCAGGATTCATGCTAATAACCTACCCAATGCATCCTGCTCTTCCATTCTTAGGAATACTATGTAAAATGCGAGTAACAAAATATCTAATAAGTTTTTGTCACTGATTAATGCAAAGTTTATAATGTTGAAACATTCTTACCAAGGCTTACTATAGGGAAAGGGTGAAAACAGACAGAAGGAAAAATAGATAAAGATCACCCTGAGAAGTGTTTTACTTCTACATTACACAATGTTTGGATTAGGGAAGAGGAGAGGAGTATAGAGAGGAATGGAAGTGGGGATTTAATTCTCCCTTGCTTGGGTGTTTTTTAAAAGGGGAGGAGAAAGGATTTGAGAGGGTTtggagggattttttttttttttctttaatttcttccaatttgggggaatttgGAGGGGAAGGCATTCAAATTCATTGAATTTTTGTGTACTTCCTATTTTtcccataatattttttatgtatagagCTTAATAAATCAAGGATATAATTGCCAATTTCTTTATACATTATCATTTACTCTCCTTCCAGCCCTACAGCCATACAAAGGGAGGGGCATCTACTCCCCTTTCTACTCCTCTCCTCTCTTCTACCTCCCCGTCTTATCCTATCCTCCTCCCCCTCCCAACTTCCAAACATAGTGTTACAATTGCCAAGCACCCAAAAGGTGATTATGTCTAGTGgtccaatttttaaatttcaaccaCAAACATTGAAATTCACACTCACTAAAGAAGTTGAAATTATGTGAATTTATATATTGCCTAAACCACTTGCATGCATGatttagatttaatataattttgacATGTCTCAAAATTTACATACACAATGAAAAAATCATGTTCAAGAGGAAGTTGTACCATAAAACTGCTGATTTTAGGTGATACACCAGAAGGCAATTCATTTAGATCAGCATAATAAGCTTCCATAGAGAACGTATCAGTTCTATGCAAACAAAAAATCTTAACACTTGGAAATGGCCGGTGTTTCTGCAAAAGAGCACTATTCGACAAAGTGCAAATTGGACCTTCTTTTGTTGAGAATCCTATGGAGAAAGGAAATGCATCTTGAACCTGCaaatagtaaatatttttaacatcatAATCTTAAATAGGAACAAAACTTACATAAACATAAAAGTGCAGGCATCTCTACTTATATTCTGGTGTAAAAAAATTGCAGGCATCTCTACTTATATTCTGGTGTAAAAGTGCAAGTATCTCTACATATATTCTGGTCGTGTGCACATATCTGTGCCTAAAGAAAAGCAAATTGAAGAcaacttaaaaattatgatGATCCATGTTTGTTTCAAATATAACTCATTTTTACCATGGTTATTAATGAAatcaaatagcaaaaaaagaagatacaGAGGATGCCACTGCATAGTTCTGTATCCATATCTCCACTCCCAGGACCCCACTTTGGTAGGCCAACACTTGGTAATGATCTTTAAAAAAGCTCATGCCCTCTCTCattaaagttataaataaataaataaaatagaaatataaaatataaaatataaaatacaaaaagattgTCCCTGAGGGGCTATAGGACAATCTTCCAAGAAAAACATATTAATAAAGGGTAAACATTACACTATTAAGCAACATGGACACAGGTACGTGTACGACACAGCGAcacaacattttttgaaaaaataggacaTGGGTACGGTGGGACACATCTATTAAatcattgttaaatttttttttttctatatattttcaagcatttatttttcatataatattaaacatatatcaatttaaaagCAAAATGGATAATAAAGTGAATTCATGACTAATAAAGGatgtttagaaattagaataaaaaccaaatataagAATATTTATTACTTTTCAAATGCACTGTTACTACTAGAGCATGAATgctctctttgttttgtgaaattGTATTCGATTCCTCTTGTTCTCATGTcccacatttttatttttatttttatttttaaaaaggacATGGCTGGGACATGCATGGAGGTGTGTCCCAGGTGTGTCACGTGTCCGTGCTTCATAGACATTACAAGTACATTATAGCCAACAACTACTGCATAGCAGTTCTAATTTTGAAGTACTATCTTTTCAATATTAACTAGGAATGACACCCTtggaaaataaacaaagaatacAAGGGGACAAACATCTGATAACATAATTGATAtaaaaatcaagtaatgaaTAATAGTAGAAATCATTTTATCTTCATAGAAACACTGGAAACTTTGCATTTGTGGATAGATAAAGACAAACCTCATATTCTCTGACCCGGTATATTGGGCTAAGCATTGCACACTGAAGAGCACAACCACGAGCCACACACTCACTTGCATTGATTGTCCGGCTTGGTTCTCTGTTAAATAGAGAAGTTAAAATCCTAGTAATAGCTGGTATCCGAGACCCTGAGCCTACAAGCTCCACTGAGTGGATCTTCTCTACAGTCAAACCAGAGTCAAGCAAAGCCGTATGACAAGGAACACTGATTCTCTCCAACAAGTTTAATGACAATTTCTCAAATTCGTCCCTTTTAATAAAACCTTTAACATCCTTCTCATCCATCAAGCACTCTATAGTTAGTGGCGCCTCTGCATTCGCACTCAGAACCTTCTTTAGTTTCTCACAAGACGCCCTCAACCTAATAGACGCTTTGGCATTTGCATAGACATCAATATCATACTGCTCCTTGAACTGTGCCGCAAAATATCTGAACAGAACCTCATCAAAGTCTCTCCCTCCCAGGTTCCTGTCAAAAGCATGggaaattattttcatttgtcCACTCTCAAACGATGCTACACAAACTTGTGTGTCGCAATGACCAATGTCGACAAACACAACATAAGTTGGGCCTGCAACAAAGAAATCATTCTTGTAAATACCATAGCCAAGTGCTGTAGCAGTACAGTCATGCATCAATCTCAGCGGCCTCAGTCCAGCAATTGTTGCCGCATCCAAATAAGCACGCCTCTGCAAATCCGTGAAGTAAGAAGGAATCCCAATCACACAATCCGAAACATTCAATTCAAGATCCTTCTCAGCTATTTGCTTCAAATGAGAAAACAGCATCCCCAGAATCTGAACCGGAGAGAATGTACGCATCTCACCCAAATATTCTAAACGAATTAAAACACCACCATCCTGACCTTCCAAACATTCAAAAGGGAACAACCTAAGGTCATTCTCAATATCCGGCTCCCTAAATGTCCTACCAATCAACCTCTT encodes:
- the LOC115992001 gene encoding heat shock 70 kDa protein 16-like translates to MSVVGFDIGNENCVIGVAKQRGIDVLLNDESKRETPAVVSFGEKQRFMGSVGAASATMNPRSTISQVKRLIGRTFREPDIENDLRLFPFECLEGQDGGVLIRLEYLGEMRTFSPVQILGMLFSHLKQIAEKDLELNVSDCVIGIPSYFTDLQRRAYLDAATIAGLRPLRLMHDCTATALGYGIYKNDFFVAGPTYVVFVDIGHCDTQVCVASFESGQMKIISHAFDRNLGGRDFDEVLFRYFAAQFKEQYDIDVYANAKASIRLRASCEKLKKVLSANAEAPLTIECLMDEKDVKGFIKRDEFEKLSLNLLERISVPCHTALLDSGLTVEKIHSVELVGSGSRIPAITRILTSLFNREPSRTINASECVARGCALQCAMLSPIYRVREYEVQDAFPFSIGFSTKEGPICTLSNSALLQKHRPFPSVKIFCLHRTDTFSMEAYYADLNELPSGVSPKISSFMIGPFEVSNMEATKVKVRVQLNIHGIVTVVSASLLEDNVDDDSLAKSDDHLTSTKMEAEADHGSSAVPNSAEDSNLKRMKPSSVSSGDGLRKSKFVKRLDIPVSESVFGGIAKADLSEAEKIEHQLVQQDLKMEHAKEMKNALESYVYEMRDKILHTYCGFSTESEREGISYNLQQTEEWLYEDGFDESVDAYTEKLEYLKKLVDPIENRYKEEGARARASKDLLDCITNYRMVVVSHPVSERDVVIDECNKAEQWLQEKLQHQNSLPKTADPILWSNEIKRKSEAFDMTCKHIMRSNASPPSFEDEDASDQRDKPDGIRMQVD